Proteins co-encoded in one Actinomadura luteofluorescens genomic window:
- a CDS encoding beta-ketoacyl-[acyl-carrier-protein] synthase family protein gives MSGGPARPVAITGIGVLTPGAPGAGGFWETVTGGKPTFRRITVFDPGPYRSQMAAEIDFDAARHGLTPRQRRRMDRAAQFALVTAREALAACGLRPGDLDPARTGVVVGSAVGCTVSLEREYSVVSDSGRLPVVDPSYGSPHLPDYLVPASLVREVAWDVGAEGPACVVSTGCTSGLDAVAHGVEIIRDGAADVVLAGACEAPISPITVACFDAIRATSPDNDDPERACRPFDATRAGFVLGEGAAMLVLEDAAAARARGAHVHAEIRGFASRSNAYHMTGLRPDGAEMAAAIRTALDEARVPAEGVDYVNAHGSGTRQNDRHETAAFKLALGPEHAYRLPVSSIKSVVGHSLGAIGAIEVAASALAIEYDLVPPTANLRHRDPECDLDYVPVTAREQRVDTVLTVGSGFGGFQSAMVLSAPGRWPG, from the coding sequence ATGAGCGGGGGGCCGGCCCGCCCCGTGGCGATCACCGGGATCGGGGTCCTGACGCCGGGCGCCCCGGGCGCGGGCGGCTTCTGGGAGACCGTCACCGGCGGAAAGCCCACCTTCCGCAGGATCACCGTGTTCGATCCGGGGCCGTACCGGTCCCAAATGGCGGCGGAGATCGACTTCGACGCCGCGAGGCACGGGCTGACGCCCCGGCAGCGGCGCCGGATGGACCGCGCCGCCCAGTTCGCCCTCGTCACCGCCCGGGAGGCCCTGGCCGCCTGCGGCCTGCGGCCCGGCGACCTCGACCCGGCCCGCACCGGCGTGGTCGTCGGCAGCGCGGTCGGCTGCACCGTCTCGCTCGAACGCGAGTACAGCGTGGTCAGCGACAGCGGCCGCCTCCCGGTGGTCGATCCGTCCTACGGCTCGCCGCACCTGCCCGACTACCTCGTCCCGGCGTCCCTGGTCCGCGAGGTCGCCTGGGACGTCGGCGCCGAGGGGCCCGCCTGCGTGGTGTCGACCGGCTGCACCTCCGGACTGGACGCCGTCGCGCACGGTGTGGAGATCATCCGCGACGGCGCCGCGGACGTGGTGCTGGCGGGGGCGTGCGAGGCCCCCATCTCCCCGATCACGGTGGCCTGCTTCGACGCGATCCGGGCGACGTCCCCGGACAACGACGACCCTGAACGGGCCTGCCGCCCCTTCGACGCCACCCGGGCGGGGTTCGTGCTCGGCGAGGGCGCGGCGATGCTGGTGCTGGAGGACGCCGCGGCGGCCCGTGCGCGGGGGGCGCACGTGCACGCGGAGATCCGCGGGTTCGCGTCCCGGAGCAACGCCTACCACATGACCGGGCTGCGGCCCGACGGGGCCGAGATGGCGGCGGCGATCAGAACGGCGCTGGACGAGGCGCGCGTCCCCGCGGAGGGCGTCGACTACGTCAACGCGCACGGGTCCGGCACCAGGCAGAACGACCGGCACGAGACGGCCGCCTTCAAACTCGCGCTCGGCCCCGAGCACGCCTACCGGCTTCCGGTCAGCTCCATCAAGTCGGTGGTGGGGCACTCGCTGGGCGCGATCGGCGCGATCGAGGTGGCGGCGAGCGCGCTGGCGATCGAGTACGACCTCGTCCCGCCCACCGCGAACCTGCGGCATCGCGATCCCGAATGCGACCTGGACTACGTTCCGGTGACGGCGCGCGAGCAGCGGGTCGACACGGTGCTCACGGTCGGCAGCGGGTTCGGCGGTTTCCAGAGCGCGATGGTGCTCAGCGCCCCGGGACGGTGGCCGGGATGA
- a CDS encoding cupin domain-containing protein gives MNALEAVKVGAREVEPNHRLGGSIRMLLSPGTARTTAGLMALLELQPGERVSEHYHPYTDEHVYVSDGRLVLAVNGVEQVVDAREAVLIRRGARHGYENRSDRPATAVLFLGPLAPSPDMGHVETAEPAGDGPPPAVDTPPSAAAGAREPA, from the coding sequence GTGAACGCGCTCGAAGCCGTCAAGGTCGGCGCCCGCGAGGTCGAACCGAACCACCGCCTCGGCGGCAGCATCCGCATGCTCCTGTCGCCCGGCACGGCCCGGACGACCGCGGGCCTCATGGCGCTGCTCGAACTCCAGCCGGGGGAGCGCGTCAGCGAGCATTATCACCCGTACACGGATGAGCACGTCTACGTCTCCGACGGGCGGCTGGTTCTCGCCGTCAACGGTGTCGAGCAGGTCGTGGACGCCAGGGAAGCGGTGCTCATCCGTCGCGGCGCCCGGCACGGCTACGAGAACCGGAGCGACCGGCCGGCGACGGCCGTGCTGTTTCTCGGGCCGCTGGCCCCGAGCCCCGACATGGGACACGTGGAGACCGCCGAGCCGGCCGGCGACGGGCCGCCGCCCGCGGTGGACACGCCTCCGTCCGCCGCCGCGGGCGCGCGGGAGCCGGCATGA
- a CDS encoding SAM-dependent methyltransferase: MTEDQVDLNTEIPHSARVYDYILGGKDNYPADRDAATNIVADWPHLPKSMRANRNFMARMARRLTAEFGIRQFLDIGTGLPTAPNLHEVAQSVAPDSRIVYVDNDPIVLVHARALLTSTPEGRTTYLDADFLDPDAILGSGHLRDTLDLSRPVALSLIAIVHFIPDDAEVQRIIDRLMEPLAPGSMLAVSTCTADSAPDEVAAGVAAYNANGIPLVARTKPEVERFFHGLEILDPGIVLVNHWHPDHEASEDPDAHVHMYGGIGRKP, from the coding sequence ATGACCGAGGACCAGGTGGACCTGAATACCGAGATCCCCCATTCCGCCCGGGTCTACGACTACATTCTCGGCGGCAAGGACAACTATCCGGCGGACCGCGACGCCGCGACGAACATCGTCGCCGACTGGCCCCACCTGCCGAAGTCCATGCGGGCCAACCGGAATTTCATGGCGCGAATGGCCCGTCGGCTCACCGCCGAGTTCGGCATCCGGCAGTTCCTGGACATCGGCACCGGGCTGCCCACCGCGCCCAACCTGCACGAGGTGGCCCAGTCCGTCGCGCCGGACTCGCGAATCGTCTACGTCGACAACGACCCCATCGTTCTGGTGCACGCCCGCGCCCTTCTCACGAGCACGCCGGAAGGCCGCACCACCTACCTGGACGCCGACTTCCTCGACCCCGACGCGATCCTGGGCTCCGGACATCTGCGCGACACCCTCGACCTGAGCCGGCCCGTGGCGCTGAGCCTGATCGCGATCGTGCACTTCATCCCGGACGACGCCGAGGTGCAGCGGATCATCGACCGCCTCATGGAGCCGCTGGCCCCGGGCAGCATGCTGGCCGTGTCGACCTGCACCGCCGACAGCGCCCCGGACGAGGTGGCCGCGGGCGTCGCCGCCTACAACGCCAACGGCATTCCGCTGGTGGCGCGCACGAAGCCCGAGGTGGAGCGCTTCTTCCACGGCCTGGAGATCCTCGATCCGGGCATCGTGCTCGTCAACCACTGGCACCCCGACCACGAGGCGTCCGAAGACCCGGACGCCCACGTCCACATGTACGGCGGCATAGGCCGCAAACCCTAG
- a CDS encoding DUF4190 domain-containing protein, with translation MTTPPPSDDVPNGPAPSPAWAPPDATEPPALPSAPAPAPPLPAPAPRRTNRFAVIALVTGLLGLIPFTVGFVIAALVQTTRRGERGKGLAIGGLAASLAWAAAVALALTLPLSNLDGKSGRKDGKVTVTAIRPGECFSDFEETRTGLYVRRSSCTTPHQGEVGAEGELPDIPYPGERETADRAWTVCRERTEFLERSRYGSDLKLHVAPPDEDAWKDGRRSATCVMVYKGSGLLPSPLAQTMDTKSRYESELSPGDCVKKWNYDGVQPIIACTEEHEFEVLAVYTMQGGKYPGDKGMEKKVTKDCLKFAREAWGEDPPADIDFAYVVPNEDGWESERRLGFCLVEGRHGPLKRSVVPH, from the coding sequence GTGACCACGCCACCTCCCTCTGACGACGTCCCGAACGGCCCGGCCCCGTCCCCCGCCTGGGCTCCACCCGACGCCACCGAGCCCCCGGCTCTCCCGTCCGCCCCCGCACCCGCTCCGCCCCTCCCCGCCCCCGCCCCGCGCCGGACAAACCGGTTCGCGGTCATAGCGCTGGTCACGGGCCTGCTCGGCCTGATCCCGTTCACGGTCGGCTTCGTCATCGCCGCGCTCGTCCAGACCACCCGCCGCGGCGAGAGGGGCAAGGGACTCGCCATCGGCGGACTGGCCGCCTCCCTCGCCTGGGCCGCCGCCGTCGCCCTGGCGCTCACGCTGCCGCTCTCGAACCTGGACGGAAAGTCCGGACGCAAGGACGGAAAGGTGACGGTCACCGCCATTCGACCGGGGGAGTGCTTCAGCGATTTCGAGGAGACTCGCACCGGTCTGTATGTGCGGCGATCGTCCTGCACCACACCTCATCAGGGAGAGGTCGGTGCTGAGGGGGAGCTCCCGGACATCCCGTACCCCGGAGAACGAGAGACCGCTGACCGGGCGTGGACCGTTTGCCGTGAGCGGACCGAGTTTCTGGAGCGGAGCCGGTACGGCTCCGATCTGAAGCTCCACGTCGCGCCACCGGATGAGGACGCGTGGAAGGACGGAAGACGGTCCGCGACCTGCGTCATGGTCTACAAAGGATCGGGCCTGCTTCCGTCCCCTCTCGCGCAGACCATGGATACGAAGTCCCGGTACGAATCCGAACTCTCGCCGGGTGACTGTGTCAAGAAATGGAACTACGACGGCGTGCAGCCCATCATCGCCTGCACCGAAGAACACGAGTTCGAGGTGCTCGCCGTCTACACGATGCAAGGCGGCAAGTACCCGGGCGACAAGGGGATGGAGAAGAAGGTGACCAAAGACTGTCTCAAGTTCGCCCGCGAGGCTTGGGGGGAGGACCCGCCCGCCGATATCGACTTCGCCTACGTGGTCCCCAACGAGGACGGCTGGGAATCCGAGAGGCGCTTGGGCTTCTGCCTGGTCGAGGGCCGTCACGGACCTCTGAAGCGGTCCGTGGTCCCGCACTGA
- a CDS encoding maleylpyruvate isomerase family mycothiol-dependent enzyme — protein MKNDVWPMVHAERAALIDDLSHLDGERWEEPSLCDGWTVHDVVAHLVDTARTTRLGFVLRLAQARFDFDRQNTQGVERERGASPQETLERFRQVASRTSTPPASLDSRLVEEVVHGEDIRRPLGIVHAYPLEAVVRSLRYQARTPASFGGAKELTARFRFTATDADLSVGDGPEVSGTALSLLLAMSGRRAASNDLSGPGAPTLATT, from the coding sequence ATGAAGAACGATGTTTGGCCGATGGTGCACGCGGAGCGTGCGGCGCTGATCGACGACCTCTCGCACCTCGACGGCGAGCGGTGGGAGGAACCCTCGCTCTGCGACGGGTGGACGGTGCACGACGTGGTCGCGCACCTGGTCGACACGGCCCGCACGACCCGCCTCGGGTTCGTCCTCCGCCTCGCTCAGGCGCGGTTCGACTTCGACCGCCAGAACACGCAGGGGGTGGAGCGCGAGCGTGGCGCCTCACCTCAGGAGACGCTGGAGCGGTTCCGCCAGGTGGCCTCACGGACGTCCACCCCTCCGGCGTCGCTCGACAGTCGGCTGGTGGAAGAGGTCGTCCACGGCGAGGACATCCGCCGTCCCCTGGGCATCGTCCACGCCTACCCGCTGGAGGCCGTCGTCAGATCGCTCCGCTACCAGGCCCGCACACCGGCGTCCTTCGGCGGAGCCAAGGAGTTGACGGCCCGTTTCCGCTTCACGGCGACGGACGCCGACCTCTCGGTCGGAGACGGCCCGGAAGTGAGCGGAACCGCGCTCTCCCTGCTCCTGGCGATGTCCGGCCGCCGCGCGGCGTCGAACGATCTCTCCGGACCGGGCGCCCCCACCCTGGCCACCACCTGA